A region of the Litchfieldia alkalitelluris genome:
CGACTAAATAACTTTTTGTCGGCAGATGATGGTGTGAGCTTTAATAGTGAGCATTTATTACATGACGCAAAACAAAGGGTAATTTCCTTGTATGATACTGGATATAAAGCTCCTGTCCGCAAGAAAATTCCAGTTACCGGAGAATCTGGATATGCTGCACTTTTATTAGGTGCTCAGACAATGAAATACTCTGGATATATTTCAGATCATGATTTAAAGATTGCTGGAAAACTTGCAACTGTAATCTCAGGTGGAAAAATTTCATTTGGTACAGAAGTAGATGAACAATACTTACTTGACCTTGAACGTGAGGCCTTCTTAAGTCTTGTTGGTGAACCAAAATCACAAGCAAGAATGCAGCATATGCTCGTAAAGGGTAAACCATTACGTAATTAATGCCTTATTTTTTAATAGATTACAAGAAAAGCTCTAGTAAACTCTAAAAACGAAAAACAGGGGGGAATATTGTGAGGGAAGCAGTCATTGTTGCAGGGGCTCGAACTCCAGTAGGAAAAGCAAAAAAAGGCTCACTAGCAAGTGTTAGACCCGATGATTTAGGCGCCTTAGTCGTTAGAGAAACATTAAAACGAGCAGGAAATTACGAAGGGAATATCGATGATTTAATTATAGGTTGTGCGATGCCTGAGGCGGAACAAGGGCTAAATATGGCTAGAAATATTGGTGCACTTGCAGGGCTTTCACATACAGTTCCAGCAATTACAATTAACCGTTATTGTTCTTCAGGGCTTCAATCAATTGCTTATGCGGCTGAAAAAATTATGTTAGGACATTCAGATACGATTATTGCGGGTGGTGCAGAATCAATGAGTCTTGTCCCAATGATGGGGCATGTCGTTCGTCCTAATGCAAAACTTGCAGAAAGTGCTCCGGAGTACTATATGGGAATGGGACATACTGCTGAGCAGGTAGCAATAAAGTATGGAATCAGTCGAGAGGATCAGGATGCATTTGCAGTGCGGAGTCATGCTCGAGCGACTGCTGCAATCCATGAAGGAAAATTCGTAGATGAGATCATACCAGTTGATGTAACTTTTAGATCGGTGGGACCGGATCATAAGTTGAAGGAAAAGAATTTTACCTTCTCAACAGATGAAGGCATTCGGGCCGATACATCTTTGGAGGTTTTATCTAAATTACGACCGGCATTTTCGGTGACTGGATCGGTTACAGCTGGAAATTCTTCACAAACAAGTGACGGTGCTGCAGCT
Encoded here:
- a CDS encoding acetyl-CoA C-acetyltransferase, with the translated sequence MREAVIVAGARTPVGKAKKGSLASVRPDDLGALVVRETLKRAGNYEGNIDDLIIGCAMPEAEQGLNMARNIGALAGLSHTVPAITINRYCSSGLQSIAYAAEKIMLGHSDTIIAGGAESMSLVPMMGHVVRPNAKLAESAPEYYMGMGHTAEQVAIKYGISREDQDAFAVRSHARATAAIHEGKFVDEIIPVDVTFRSVGPDHKLKEKNFTFSTDEGIRADTSLEVLSKLRPAFSVTGSVTAGNSSQTSDGAAAVMVMDREKAESLGLKPLARFRSFAVAGVPPEVMGIGPVAAIPKALKMAGLELSDINLFELNEAFASQSLQVIRELGLDEDKVNVNGGAIALGHPLGCTGAKLTLSLLHELHRRQQQFGVVTMCIGGGMGAAGVFELI